GGTTGTCGCTGCCGTACTGCAGCTGGATCTCGCTGCTGGCGATGTCGCTCGGACGGCGGCTGACCATGTCCAGCAGGCCGCCCGGCGGGGTCTGGCCGTAGACGGACGAGGCCGGGCCGCGCAGCAGCGCGAGGCGGTCCAGGTTCCAGGTTTCCTGTTTCGGGTTGGCGTAGACGCCTTTGGGCAGCGGCAGGCCGTCGAGGAACTGGGTCGGCTCGAAGCCGCGCACGCGCAGCCAGTCGGCGCGGGTGTCGCTGCCGTAACTGCTGGCGGTGATGCCCGGCATGTAGCGCACGGCGTCATCGAGGCTGTGCACGCTGCGGTCGTCCATCTGCTGGCGGGTGGCGACGGAGATCGAGCGCGGGGCTTCGACCAGCGCGGTGTCGGTCTTGGTGCCGGCGGCGGTGCGGGTGGCGGTGTAGCCTTCGGCCGGGCCCCAGGCGCTTTCGGTGTTCTCGACGCCGATCACCGAGGTTTCCGGCAGGGCCATCACGCCTTCCGGCACGGCCACCAGGGTGTAGGTGCCGGTGCCGCTCTGCTCCAGTTGCAGGCCGGTGCCGCGCAGGGCCGCGCGCAGGGCGCCGGCGGCGTCGTACTGGCCGTTGACCGGCGCCGAGGTCTTGCCGGCCGCCAGCGCGGGATCCAGCGACAGCGCGAGGCCGCCCTGGCTGGCGATCTGGTTCAGGGTGGTGGACAGCGGCGCCGCCGGCAGGTTGTAGGCGCGCACGTCAGACGCCTGTTCAGCGGCGATCAGTTGGCTGCTGGCCAGCGGGGTGCAGAGGGCGATGGCGACCGCCAGCAAACTGGGGCGCAACAAGGTGTCTAGCGAACGGGACATACGGCGGCTCCTGAATGGAAATATTTCTCAATTGCCTGTGTGCCGGACGAGATTCGAAAAGTGATAGGGCTGGGCTGAATTTTTTTCGGGCGGTGTGGCCAGGCCGCTTCGGCGCTGCGCAGGGCCCTGTCGCGAGCAGGTCTGCGGTGTTCTCAGGATCATTGTGGGAGCGAGCCTGCCTGCGATGGCGACCGCCCGGACAACGCGGTTCTTCAGGGCTTGGCATCGGCCTTGGCGATGGTGACCCACCACGGCGTGTGGTGTTCGATCTGCACCGGCAGGGTCGGCAGCAGGGCGCTCAGGGCCTTGTCGGTGTCGTGCAGCGGGAAGCTGCCGGTGATGCGCAGGTCGGCGACCTCCGGCGCGGTGCCCAGGTGGCCGCGGCGGTAGCGGCCGATTTCGCGCACCAGGTCTTCCAGCCGCGCGTTGTCCACCACCAGCATGCCGCGGGTCCAGGCATCGGCGCCGGGGTCGAGCGTGGCCACCGGGTCCAGGCCGTCGCGGCGGATCAGCACCTGCTGGCCTTCGCGCAGGATGCGCTCCTGCAGGTCGCTCTGCGGATGGGCGGCCACCGCCGACTGCAGCACGCTCAGGCGGGTGCCTTGCTCTTCGCGCCTGACCAGGAACCGCGTGCCCAGCGCCCGCATGCTGCCTTCGCGGGTCTCGACGATGAACGGCCGGGCATCGCCGTGGCCGGTCTCGATGAGGACTTCGCCTTCCTGCAGCACGATCAGCCGTTGCCGCTGATCGAAGCGCACATCCACCGCGCTGTGGGTGTTGAGGTTGAGCAGGGTGCCGTCCGCCAGGCGCACGGTGCGCTGTTCGCCGGTGGCGGTGCGCTGGTCGGCCAGCCAGTAGTCCAGCGGCAGGTAGCGCTCACTGGCGAACAAGGCCAGGCCGACCACCGCCACCACCCCGGCCAGGCCGCTGCCCAGCTTGCGCACCCGGCGGCGGATGCCTTCGCGCGATTGCAGCAGGGCCGTGCGCGCAGGGCCCTTGGCCACGCTGAAGCGCTGGTCGAGCATGCCCAACTGGCGCCAGGCGCGGGCGTGCTCTTCGCTGGCGGCGTGCCATTTGGCGAATTCTTCGCGCTCCAGCGGGCTGCTGGAATCCAGGGTCAGTTGCCAGGCGATGGCCGCGTCCAGCACATGGGCCGGCACCGGCCGGGAACCGGCGGGGCTCATGTCGGTTCACCGTACAGAGCGATGTAGCACTGGCGGATGCCCTGGGCCAGGTACTGGCGCACGCGGGGCACCGACACGCCGAGCTTCTCGGCGATCTCGGCGTGGCCGAGGCCGTCGAGGCGGTTATAGAGGAAGGCGGCGCGGGCCTTGGTCGACAGTTGGCCGAGCATCCGGTCGATGGCCTTGAGGTCTTCGAGGATCAGTTGCTGCTCTTCCACCGACGGCTGTTCGCCTTCGGGGATCAGCATCAGTTCGGTCAGGTAGGCCTGTTCCAGCGCGGCGCGGCGGAAATAGTCGAACAGCAGGCCCTTGGCGATGGCG
This Pseudomonas ekonensis DNA region includes the following protein-coding sequences:
- a CDS encoding RNA polymerase sigma factor; translated protein: MSSAQSPHSELVGALYRDHRSWLLAWLRRNVACPQRAEDLSQDTFVRLLGRDELPAPREPRAFLVAIAKGLLFDYFRRAALEQAYLTELMLIPEGEQPSVEEQQLILEDLKAIDRMLGQLSTKARAAFLYNRLDGLGHAEIAEKLGVSVPRVRQYLAQGIRQCYIALYGEPT
- a CDS encoding FecR domain-containing protein, which produces MSPAGSRPVPAHVLDAAIAWQLTLDSSSPLEREEFAKWHAASEEHARAWRQLGMLDQRFSVAKGPARTALLQSREGIRRRVRKLGSGLAGVVAVVGLALFASERYLPLDYWLADQRTATGEQRTVRLADGTLLNLNTHSAVDVRFDQRQRLIVLQEGEVLIETGHGDARPFIVETREGSMRALGTRFLVRREEQGTRLSVLQSAVAAHPQSDLQERILREGQQVLIRRDGLDPVATLDPGADAWTRGMLVVDNARLEDLVREIGRYRRGHLGTAPEVADLRITGSFPLHDTDKALSALLPTLPVQIEHHTPWWVTIAKADAKP